The genomic segment tttTAGTCATGGTCTTAGTCCTATTTAGCCATTTTGATGTGCTTTTAcatgatgccataacatctttcaaTTATGGTCTTACTTATTTTATCTtgatgccatagcatctttcagtTGTGGTCTTACTCATCTTTATCatgatgccatagcatcttttagctatggtcttactcatatTGACATATAGCCTCCAATTGGACCCATGACCTAGCCATGGTCTTTCTTACGTACCCTTCCCATTGCATTTCTTCCATTCCCCCAATCCATTGTtcctaaccttgatgctcgaacaccgcaGTGTCCCCTCCATAAGGTCTGGAGCTTCGCACATCACGGTTTGCACTTAGCAAGATCGTATGATGATATCTAACAAAATTACTTTTTGTTCCCAAATCCTATCTTTGACTATACCCCTTGATAATTTCCCTTTCCATATTCCATATGCAATGCacacattttataaataaaacattatgGGAACATGCATACTAGACTAGAATAGAGGATATTCATATATCTAAGCAATCCTAGCATACTTAACCTTTACAGGGTTGAGGTGTAGAAACTCACCTAATGCTTCTTCACCTTATCAGCTTAGCTTTTTCGATCGCTAGAGCTTCCATTCTCCTGGCAACTAAGCATGATAGTCAAATCATAGGTTAAACTTAGTGTTTTTACTTTAAACCTTAATCTTTCAGAAACATGCAAAACCCTTAAAATGGTTCTGAAAACTCTTAACTTAGTTTTTTTAAATCTTACATACACCGAAGGACTTAGAACCTTACCAGCCTCTCGAATTTTCTACTTTTCTGACTAATTCCTCACGATTGTCGTTCCATGTACCATGTAGGGCTTTCCATGACATCGCTTCCTCAGAGTAGCCAtggaagatgaagaaaaatgagaCAAAGGGGAGAAGAAGTCTCTTGGGAAGTCATTTCTTAGCTATTTATAGCCATTTCCGTACGACCTTTAACTGTGCAACATTCACTCGTTCACAATCATTTTATCCCCAACTAAGGAACTGGCTGGCTCTAACCTAACCAAACTGAAAATGGATTCCAACCATGTCCAATTTTGTTTCTACCTTTTCTTGACTTCCCAATATAGGCCACCAACTTTTGGCTTTTTCCAAATGTATCCCTCAATTGTCTATTAATTTTCGGACTTTGTGGAATCTGGGTGTGACACACTAAATTATAATGTGTAAATATGTTacatataaaaattgaattaattaaatttatattttaatttcaatacaataaacCCACACATCGTACATCTATATAAGTTCTAATTgacattattattaattaaatgcacatttattttttataattatgatCAATATgcacttattaaattatttaaatttacttattaaataatttattattaaatttaaattttgaaaaatttttatggTTCTCAATATTATAACTAATTTATGCACCATGTAAgcctaatataaatatatgttgatGTAAAGTATTTTTCAAGTTAATAATATACGCAagcttgtttttaataaaatttcaggaatgctaattaattatattttttttttcttgtctttttctttttgcctctttttaagaaaaattcgtgcaaaaattttaaatttagttttaattccATTATATAAACGTCGAGAATAATttccaaatttatttaattttaaataaaataattaaatctctataaaagtttaattataaaaaattaatttcagtTGCAATAaggacaataaatacaattaaattttaataattacagtaaattttgaacaaatattaagtttattttcaataaacTTTCATCGGTAATTATTACATTttcctctctctctttttttttatttcttccattatttcgttacttttatttaatcaatttcttTACCATGAAAACTTGATATGATTTTGTAACTAAAACAGTgagaaaataatacaaataaagaCACAAGGTTACTAATAAAAGGGTATAatagtctttttatttaaaatttatttagtaaataaattcCAGTGACTTATTTGGTTATCATCAAACTTTGGGAGGTAAATGAGTATTTTTGGAAAGTACTGATCAAAGAGTCTCTTTGGAGTGTAGATGTTCCCTTGTAACTGATTGCAACTTTGTAGTTTTATTAGGGAAAGGGATAGACGAGCAATGTTTTGCTTAACAAAATGCACTATTTATGGGTGAAGTCTAGCTTACTATACATGATACATAAGTTTTGTGCTTTATTTTGGTGCCTTGGGTCTCGGGTGATATAGCTTTGACTGCGCATCTTTACCATGGGGGCAGTACTGATTTTGGTAACTCCTAGATTCTTTAATCTCTCTGTTTCACATATTCATTTTGCCAAATAAATTTGGTGGTGCAGCCTACTGTGTAGTTGCAACGGAATCCGCGGGCAGGCAAATTCCAATTGCATTTCTAGAAAGAGTTAAGGAAGACTTCTCGAAGAGATATGGGGGAGGGAAGGCTGCAAATGCTAAAGCCAAGAGTCTTAATAGAGAATTTGGGTATCAATGCCTCTCCCATTTACTCTtatacttcttcttcttcacatGCTTAGCTCTTTATATTGAATAGGTCCAAATTGAAGGCTCATATGAAGTACTGTGCGGAACATCCTGAAGAGATCAGTAAACTTGCCAAAGTGAAGGCTCAAGTTTCTGAAGTCAAGGGTGTTATGATGGAAAATATTGAGAAGGTAATAGCAGTTGCTCTTTCTGAATCTCTTATAAAAGTAGGAATGCATAGCCACCATGGGTTTTAGTGTAGATAAAATGTTAATGGTACTTCAGATATATTATTACACACAGCATGTTGTTAACATTTTTCTTTGTCCAGGTCCTTGACCGTGGTGAGAAGATTGAGGTACTGGTTGATAAAACTGAGAACCTTCGCTCACAGGTTAGTCCTATCTAAACTGCATTTTTATGGATGATTGAAATTATGACTCTATTCTGCTCTACTGAAGGTTCTAGAAATTATGAATCGTTTTTGCAGTCATTTATGTTGGCTCATATCTGATATTTGTATTGAGTGCATGTCTAAATACTCGTGTGGGGGATATGTCCCTTCATTTCTatagaaaaacttagaaaaaatgaACATACTGGTGGTGCAGAACATACATTTGACTTGATATTTGGATTCCAGGCACAAGATTTTAGGCAGCAAGgaactaaaataaaaagaaagatgtGGATTGAGAATATGAAGATGAAATTGATTGTATTCGGTATTGTTGCTGTGATTATTATTGTGATTATTATCTCAGTCTGCCGTAACCTCAACTGTTAATCTGTCTTGGATTT from the Gossypium hirsutum isolate 1008001.06 chromosome D09, Gossypium_hirsutum_v2.1, whole genome shotgun sequence genome contains:
- the LOC107891952 gene encoding putative vesicle-associated membrane protein 726, which produces MGQQSLIYSFVARGTVILAEYTEFSGNFNTIAAQCLQKLPASSNRFTYNCDGHTFNYLVDNGFTYCVVATESAGRQIPIAFLERVKEDFSKRYGGGKAANAKAKSLNREFGSKLKAHMKYCAEHPEEISKLAKVKAQVSEVKGVMMENIEKVLDRGEKIEVLVDKTENLRSQAQDFRQQGTKIKRKMWIENMKMKLIVFGIVAVIIIVIIISVCRNLNC